In Pyrodictium occultum, the genomic window CATAGGAGACGCCGCGGGCCCGGGCCAGCTGCCCACCCCCCGGGGGCGTCGCGTCCCCCTACGCTCCCTGGAGCGGGCTGGAGTGGAGGATGCTCGGAGGTAGGTGCGTGTGCCTATAACTGTGGCCCTGGTGCATATGAGGCTGAAGCCCCTAGCCAAGAAGTCGAACCTGGAGAAGGCTAGGAAGCTGGTGAAGGAGGCCGCGCTCAAGGGTGCGAGGCTCGTAGTCCTCCCGGGCTTCGTCAACGTCGGCCCCTTCTTCCTCCACTACCCGCGGACCAGGAACCGGGCTGTAACCAGGAACCAGGCGGAGAGGATACCCGGCAACACTTTCGAGTATCTCTCCATGGTGGCGCTGGAGAACGGCGTCTACCTGGTGGCGGGCCCCATCATAGAGAGGGCGGGCCCCAAGATATTCCTCACAACCGTGGTGATAGCGCCCAACGGCACGCTCCTGGCGAAGTACCGCAAGATAGCGAGCAACGGGCTCGACGAGGAGCTAGGGATAAGCCCGGGCCGCAGCCTGGTAGTGGTAGACGAGGTCGGCCGGAGCATAGGCCTCCTAGCGGAAGACGACATCTACTACCCGGAGGTGGCCCGCAGCCTCCTCCTCGAGGGCGCGACAGTGTTCATAGCGAGCCTCCGGCCCGGGGAGGACGAGCACCGGGTGAAGCTAAGCCTCCTAGCCCGTAGCGTGGAGAACAACGTCCCGATACTCGCGGTGGGCTCTGTCTTCGAGACCGTGGACAAGATAGTGGAGATGCCCACCATGGTGGTGGAGCCGCAGAGCGGGATAGTGGAGGAGATAAACGAGCCCAAGGACACGTTCCTGCTGGTAGAGGTCATGGAGCAGCCAAGCAACATACGCGACATTATTGATACAAGCCTCCGAGCCAAGGCCCTCTCATCGATATACTGCAAAGCCGCCAAGGACAGCCTAGTGGAGAACCTTGCAGGCCGCTACAAGCTGGCAACAGGCACCAGTAACGAGGAGAAAGAGCCGACCTAGGAAGATGTAGAGCAGCCTCCAACCCGCACCGCTACCAAGTAGCCGCCGGATACAGGGCTGCGAGCATAAAATGCCTGCACCGAGAGCAGCCGCGGCCATGCAGGTGCGGCGAGCAGATAAAGGAGTGGAGACTCATGCATCACGACGCAGCCGGAGTAAGGGGCCTAAGCAGGCTGCTAAAAAGAATCTAGAGTTACGTTCATGGCCTGGACCGGCACCTGATGCAGAGGCCCCCCTCCCCTACTGGAGGTTGATGTACCAGCTAAAGCTGTCGCTGGAGTAGTGGTAGACGCCGGCCAGCTTCCAATCGTAGCCCTGCGGAGTCTTGACCACCACCCATAGGTTGTAGTCGGCGAACGCCCTATCGCCAGCCTTGTCAAGCACTATCCAGCCGGTGGCGCCGAAGTAGTTGTAGGCAACGTCGGGCAGTATATTCTTGACAGCGGTGGGGTCGTACTTCTGGGTGGCCAGCAGGGATAGGGTCAGCACCCAGGCAGCGTCATACGCTGCCAGGGCGTAGGTGTCGGGCTCGCGGCCTAGCATCTTCTTGAGCTCGCTTACTATCTTCTCGTACTTCTGGCTCCGGGTGGCAGCGAATATCGGGTTGAGGAACTTCACCTGGGCGGCGAACTCGGCGGCGGTCGGGTCCTTTATCAGCTCGCTTAGCAGGGCGGTGCCGTCGCTGCCGAACCAGCGGACCTGCTTCAGTATGTCATACTGGCTGGCCACCTGGAACACCTGGACTACCTCGTTGAAGCCTATGTAGACTACTGCCACGTGGTCCTTGCCGTACTTCTGTACCGCCTGCTGCACGAGGCTGGCTAGCCTGTCTACCTCGGTGCTGAACTCCTTGGCCTTGGGGTCGTACCTGGGGCCGTCGATGACCTCTATGCCGAGCTTCTGGGCCTCCTTCTTAATGGCATCGTGGAGGCCGTCGCCCCAGGCGTCGCCGCGCCACATGATCACTATAGCCTTGGCGCCGAAGTACTTGGCCATCTTGGCTATCACTGGGCCCTGTATGTTGTCGGTGGGGCAGAAGCGGAACACG contains:
- a CDS encoding carbon-nitrogen hydrolase family protein — its product is MPITVALVHMRLKPLAKKSNLEKARKLVKEAALKGARLVVLPGFVNVGPFFLHYPRTRNRAVTRNQAERIPGNTFEYLSMVALENGVYLVAGPIIERAGPKIFLTTVVIAPNGTLLAKYRKIASNGLDEELGISPGRSLVVVDEVGRSIGLLAEDDIYYPEVARSLLLEGATVFIASLRPGEDEHRVKLSLLARSVENNVPILAVGSVFETVDKIVEMPTMVVEPQSGIVEEINEPKDTFLLVEVMEQPSNIRDIIDTSLRAKALSSIYCKAAKDSLVENLAGRYKLATGTSNEEKEPT
- a CDS encoding ABC transporter substrate-binding protein, which translates into the protein MASSRVAAAAAAIIVIAIVALAAYMASHRGGAPSAPASAPATTGTPPAATTPATTQQTQTAQATSTAAPSGGLQGEVLIGALLPLTGDLASYGENSKAALELAQKDINNFLAKAGAPFRIKIVVEDTQTKPEVCLQKVQAMAAKGIKFFIGPQTSAEVRQILNYVNQNHLLIISQSSTAPSLAIPDDYVFRFCPTDNIQGPVIAKMAKYFGAKAIVIMWRGDAWGDGLHDAIKKEAQKLGIEVIDGPRYDPKAKEFSTEVDRLASLVQQAVQKYGKDHVAVVYIGFNEVVQVFQVASQYDILKQVRWFGSDGTALLSELIKDPTAAEFAAQVKFLNPIFAATRSQKYEKIVSELKKMLGREPDTYALAAYDAAWVLTLSLLATQKYDPTAVKNILPDVAYNYFGATGWIVLDKAGDRAFADYNLWVVVKTPQGYDWKLAGVYHYSSDSFSWYINLQ